The Nitrospira sp. sequence AGCGCCCTTCAGGAAACCTATCGAAGTGAATATGTCGTGCTGACGCTGGGTGACAAGCCACCAAAACCTGTGACGCTCACCCTCTCAAAAACCACGGAAGTTGCGCTCGAGGTGGTGTCGCCGTTGCCGCCCATTCAGGCCAAAACGTCGAGTGAGACCTATTCGCTCAGCCGAAGAGAAATCGATGTTCTTCCGCGCGGGAACAACATCAATCTGGAGGATCTGTTAGTAACGATCCCAAGCGCAACCTATGGATCTTTGAAGCAGGTCCACATCCACCAGGACCATGCCAATCTTCAGTTCCGTATCGATGGGGTTCCGATTCCAGACACGGTCTCTTCAACGTTTTCGGATGTGATTACGCCCAGAGCTTGGGAGCGGGCAGATATCGTACTGGGTGGTATGGAGGCAAACGTGGGGAACAAGGCGACGGCGCTCCTCGACATCACAACCAAGAGCGGGACGAAGCCGGGGTTTGGGTCGCTTCAAATGTTCGGAGGGTCGAACAACACCATCAATCCGTCCATCGAGTACGGAGGAACCATCGGCCAGAAGTTCCGTTACTACTTCTTGAACAGCTATACGGCGACGAATCGGGGAATCGAGCCACCGACCCTCGGTCATTCCATCTTTCACGGACAGAGCGAGCGGAACCAAACGATGTTTCGCGGTGATTATCAGCATGATAACAACAATAACTTCACGTTCTTATTCTTGAACTCCGTCGCCAAGTATCAGATTCCCACGCTGCCGGGTCAGGCGCTGAATCCCACCATCGCCGGCCTGTTACCCGGAGGGTTGACCTCCGTGCCGTCGGAAATGGTGGATGAGAATCAAAAAGAGAACAATCAGTACGGCCACGTGGTCTGGAGACACGACATCAACACCCGTAACTTTTTCAGTATGGCCGGGTATTTCCGCCGCACGAGGGCCACATTCAGGACCGATCCGTTCAATGTCCTGGCGTACGTGCCGGACGAAACCGAACCTTTCTCGGCCGGTAGTCAAGATCGCACCGGTTATTCCGGCGGTGCGCGCTTCGATTACACCTTTGTCCACAGCAAGGAGCATTTGATCAAGGCGGGATTCCAGATCGATCGCACTCAGGCGATCAATAAGACGAGGCTGTTTACGTTTCTCGATGACGGGTTGGGCGGTCCAACCGGAAGTGTCATCAATGTCAATGCCGACAACCGGCTGATCGGTTGGCGCCAGGAGTTCTGGATTCAGGATCAATGGACTCCGAACGAGCACTGGACCTTCAACGTGGGCGTCCGAGGGGATGCCGTGCAGTACCAGCGAAACGAAGGGCAGATCAGCCCGCGGATCGGCGTTACGTATCGATACAACCCAGCCCACGCGTTCCACGCCTTCTATGGCCGGCTCTTTACTCCTCCGAATCTTGAGGCGATTTCCTTCACCAAGCTGAATACGGCGGGAACGAAGGCGGCTCCGGAGGATACGACCAACAATCAGCCTCGCGCCGAACGCGCCCATTATTTTCAGATCGGCAGTTCCCATGCCTTGACGGATTGGGCGACGCTGCAACTCACCGGCTACTACAAGCTGGCCAACTTCCTTTCGGATGCCGGCCAGTTTGGCACGACGCCCTTGTTGAATTATTTTGCCTTTGAGCGAGGCTGGACCAGGGGCGCCGATGCGGCGCTCAAGGTGTGGTTCATGGAGAATCTGTCGGGCCGCGGGAACATCGCGTGGGGACAGTGTAAAGGGTATGGGCTGCAATCCGGCCATTTCTTATTGGAGGCGGCCGAGATTGCGGATATCAATACCTCCAGTGGAATCCATTGTGATCACCAACAGACGTTGACCGCTTCGGGCGTGCTGAGTTATCGATTGCTCGAGCGAACGACGATCACCGGGCAGGTGTTGTTCGCATCGGGACTTCGAACGGCGGAGGAAGGTGGAAAGACCAATTCGACTCATAGCCCGTCCTACACTGTCTATAACTTTTCGATCGCCCACGTCATTCCGTTGCCCTGGGATGGGCAGAAGCTACTGCTCGGGTTCGATATCGTGAATGCCCTGGATCAAAAGTATTTCATCAATCAAGGGGAAGGTAGTATCGGCCTCGGGGTCTCTCATGCCGGGATGCCTCGGTCCTTCTTCTTCCGAGGGCAATGGTTCTTCTGATATAAGAGGATGGTATGGATGGAATCATGACGATGCTGTGCCGCGCTGGTACACGGCTCGTGTTCTCCGGTGTGCTGTGTGTGTTCCTGGGTCCGGCCGCTGCAAATGCAGCGGCGGGTGACGACGCGACCCATGAGAGCGATCACGAGGAAGACGTCCTGGAGCTGCCGGAGGTACACGTTCATGGACTGCCTCTCAATAAAGATCAGCAAGTGGGTCCTGTCGCCAAGTCCACGCTATGGCCCGCCATTCCTGCATCACTCGCCGGCCAAGAACTCGATGATTGGATGAAGGCACGCTTGTTGGTTTCCAAGCAGGCGAAGGTGACGGTCGTGGTGTTGGAGCCGTGCAAACATCGGGAACTCACGACTGCCGGAGTCAATGCGCTCGGCAGATGGACCTTCGATCCCCAGATGCGTGGGGACGATCCGGTTGACGGTGAGCTGACCGTCCGAATCCATTTTCGGACGCG is a genomic window containing:
- a CDS encoding TonB-dependent receptor, which codes for MMYPVVRCVLCAGFAIGMAWCNCSDIYAAEHDEPLVVKGVVQNQDLRRVPQAVVEVKNQEGETVSSGVSNDAGEFKVSVKEIGTYSVSALQETYRSEYVVLTLGDKPPKPVTLTLSKTTEVALEVVSPLPPIQAKTSSETYSLSRREIDVLPRGNNINLEDLLVTIPSATYGSLKQVHIHQDHANLQFRIDGVPIPDTVSSTFSDVITPRAWERADIVLGGMEANVGNKATALLDITTKSGTKPGFGSLQMFGGSNNTINPSIEYGGTIGQKFRYYFLNSYTATNRGIEPPTLGHSIFHGQSERNQTMFRGDYQHDNNNNFTFLFLNSVAKYQIPTLPGQALNPTIAGLLPGGLTSVPSEMVDENQKENNQYGHVVWRHDINTRNFFSMAGYFRRTRATFRTDPFNVLAYVPDETEPFSAGSQDRTGYSGGARFDYTFVHSKEHLIKAGFQIDRTQAINKTRLFTFLDDGLGGPTGSVINVNADNRLIGWRQEFWIQDQWTPNEHWTFNVGVRGDAVQYQRNEGQISPRIGVTYRYNPAHAFHAFYGRLFTPPNLEAISFTKLNTAGTKAAPEDTTNNQPRAERAHYFQIGSSHALTDWATLQLTGYYKLANFLSDAGQFGTTPLLNYFAFERGWTRGADAALKVWFMENLSGRGNIAWGQCKGYGLQSGHFLLEAAEIADINTSSGIHCDHQQTLTASGVLSYRLLERTTITGQVLFASGLRTAEEGGKTNSTHSPSYTVYNFSIAHVIPLPWDGQKLLLGFDIVNALDQKYFINQGEGSIGLGVSHAGMPRSFFFRGQWFF
- a CDS encoding energy transducer TonB, with the translated sequence MDGIMTMLCRAGTRLVFSGVLCVFLGPAAANAAAGDDATHESDHEEDVLELPEVHVHGLPLNKDQQVGPVAKSTLWPAIPASLAGQELDDWMKARLLVSKQAKVTVVVLEPCKHRELTTAGVNALGRWTFDPQMRGDDPVDGELTVRIHFRTR